TACATGTTAATTCCATTAAACCAATGTCTATTAAAAATGCATGGCTATGAAATCGTGAGAAAACAAGAGAAATCGTAAGATTACCCTTTATATATAGAGGGAGTAAAGTTAAACAACATTATCCTCAAGATAAGGAGGAAGGGCTTTGGGTAAAAATAAAACGAGTATTCTGTATTTAAATGTGTTTATAGGTGCTTTAGGGCTTGTCTTAATTATTATTGGGGCATATAGGTATGTTGAAAATGTCGGTGGTACAGGTAGCTATATTCATTTTTTTGGTTTCATATTTACGATGATTTACATCAATCACCTTGAAAATAGAGCTGGTATAAGCAAAAAGATTATCTGGATAAGAGCTGCTGTACCTATTTTAACACTTCTTGTTATTTATTATTTCTTATTTTAATTTAAGGTTTATTCTTCTAGTGGGTAGCAAAAGTTTAGGATCGTTGCCCATTTTTCTTATTAAAGTAACGGATCAGATTTGTTCAATAAGGAATTTTAGTGAAACTATATGTCTGAATCTTCGTATTATTTAATAAAGGAAGTGATCATATTTTAAAAAAGGTTATTTTCTATGGTTCTGTTGTTTTATTTATGCTTGTATTGCTTTTTATGATTACTGAAGAGCTTTCAGTATTGAAAAAAGCAATTCAAAGATTAGAAGATGTCCAAACACCACGTATTAAATTGACTATTTATTGTTTTCTGATTGGGGTTTTAGTTGAATGTAGAAAGCTTTCCTCTATTTTTAAAGGTGGCTTTGGCATCAATTGGTTTATTATTCCTACTGGAGTTTTACTGATACTTTTATTCATACCTGTAATTACATGGATCAATTGGTTCGGGGCTTATCCTCCATTTATCTTTAACCTATTTTATGTCATAGAAACCAAATTCTTACTGTCAGTCCTATCAGGTATTTTTCTGGTCAGATCTATTATCAAACAGTAAGTATAATAAACTTGTAAAAAATTTATGATATTAACTAAGCAGCAATGTTGTGCTAACGGTCAGAATACTTTAAGAAGACCGTTAAGGAGAATGTGATGAATTTATATAATCAGTTAAAAAAGGAAACCTCAAATTGGGTACGTTTTGAATTAGGGTTAGATAAGTTAGAGGGTATCGAATATTTTAAGGAAATGCATTATCGAGCGAAATCCATCTTTAACTTTCTTTTTAATGATAGTGATACCATTTGGTTAATTGCATCTGTTAGTAATTGTAAAAATTGTAAGGGAACTGACTTACCTAAAATTAAACGATTTTTAAGAAATAAAAAATTAACGTATAGCCTCAAGTGTAAAACAGTACCTTTTGAATACGATGAAGAGAATACGGAAATGGAAACTATTCAATATACCTTGAAAGTTAATAAAAAAGATATGCGATTAGACTATCTTATTAAAGCAATTGGTAATAAAGATTTTACTAGAAAGCCTGTGATTAACGGTAATTTATCGTTTGTAAATGAAACAAAAGGAATTCTTTTTCACATGTATGATGACCGTGGATGTGATGTATTTAGCTTAAAGAAAGATATTCTTTTACCTCTATACCATAAGTTTCGGAAGTGGATTTTAGACTATAATCGGATTGAAATAGACCGAGCTTTTGAAGAAGGATTATTCAATTGTTACGAAACAACAGAGGAAAAGGAAATGAGACTTAAAACGAATGAAATTAAAATAAAAGAAACGGAATTTAAATTGAACCAGGTTAATACATGTCATATCACTCATGCTCTTGAAATTCCAAATGAATTTGTACAAGCATGTTCCGAT
The window above is part of the Bacillus carboniphilus genome. Proteins encoded here:
- a CDS encoding DUF3885 domain-containing protein, coding for MNLYNQLKKETSNWVRFELGLDKLEGIEYFKEMHYRAKSIFNFLFNDSDTIWLIASVSNCKNCKGTDLPKIKRFLRNKKLTYSLKCKTVPFEYDEENTEMETIQYTLKVNKKDMRLDYLIKAIGNKDFTRKPVINGNLSFVNETKGILFHMYDDRGCDVFSLKKDILLPLYHKFRKWILDYNRIEIDRAFEEGLFNCYETTEEKEMRLKTNEIKIKETEFKLNQVNTCHITHALEIPNEFVQACSDEIGLTGFTVAVRDRSSNSTILNATKTEALALIDYQTELMSLYSKKYKGSYKGWSAEMAF